The following proteins are co-located in the Anaerolineae bacterium genome:
- a CDS encoding winged helix-turn-helix domain-containing protein, with product MNKELEPLTLTDSEIKDLETLYKQEGDRRMAERMPCIILYVRGYELKELQRILMVGIRTLKRWIKTFIAQGIDGLRQWGYKGQACVLSDEQWAEVEKELERKPYHYAKQVVAFVKKRFGVEYSQRGMQALLRRKGYRRIKTRIVPGQVDEEKQQEQREFIEDYFKLKAALGPIPFK from the coding sequence ATGAACAAGGAACTGGAGCCCTTAACCTTGACCGATAGCGAGATCAAAGACCTTGAAACTCTGTACAAACAGGAAGGCGACCGACGGATGGCTGAACGCATGCCCTGCATCATCCTGTATGTCCGTGGTTATGAATTAAAAGAGTTGCAACGGATTCTGATGGTCGGCATCAGGACGCTCAAGAGATGGATAAAAACCTTTATCGCCCAAGGCATCGACGGGCTGCGGCAGTGGGGCTACAAAGGGCAGGCGTGCGTTCTGAGTGATGAGCAGTGGGCCGAGGTGGAAAAGGAGTTGGAGCGCAAGCCTTATCATTACGCCAAACAGGTGGTGGCGTTCGTCAAGAAAAGGTTCGGGGTTGAGTACAGTCAGCGGGGCATGCAAGCCCTGCTGCGGCGCAAAGGGTATCGTCGGATCAAAACTCGTATCGTGCCCGGCCAAGTCGATGAGGAGAAACAGCAAGAACAGCGAGAATTCATTGAGGATTACTTCAAACTCAAGGCCGCCTTAGGTCCAATACCATTCAAATAA
- a CDS encoding MerR family transcriptional regulator: protein MFQIGEFSRIASVTIDTLRHYDALGLFKPAQVDPFTGYRYYTAKQLQPLNRIIALKEVGFSLEEIAHILRDKPTADELRGMLKAQLALAENAIETAQLRRERILARLNYLNLEENMPAYEVTLKSIDPLIVAAIREMVPTIEQVPQRIGEMLHTIAGWMTANRLSFGSPMTIYHNESYTRENVDTECAFIICGTEIQKIARPMSPIIVRQMEAVPHVAATIVADKKSESFKLAYNTIGRWIEAHGYGIVGPPREVYYGSYEDYTTEIQFPVEKGEQR, encoded by the coding sequence ATGTTCCAAATAGGCGAGTTTTCCCGTATAGCAAGCGTGACCATTGATACGCTGCGTCATTATGATGCGCTTGGTTTGTTTAAACCGGCCCAGGTAGACCCGTTCACGGGCTACCGTTACTACACCGCCAAACAATTGCAGCCCCTCAACCGGATCATCGCGCTGAAAGAGGTTGGGTTTTCGTTGGAGGAGATTGCGCACATTCTCCGGGATAAACCCACCGCAGATGAATTGCGTGGCATGCTGAAAGCGCAGTTAGCGCTGGCCGAAAACGCCATAGAGACCGCCCAACTGCGCCGGGAACGAATTCTGGCTCGCCTGAATTATCTCAACCTGGAGGAAAATATGCCTGCCTACGAAGTAACCCTGAAATCTATTGATCCGCTTATTGTGGCGGCCATCCGGGAAATGGTGCCAACAATTGAGCAAGTGCCCCAACGTATCGGCGAAATGCTCCATACCATTGCCGGTTGGATGACGGCCAACCGCCTGTCTTTCGGTTCCCCCATGACCATCTATCATAACGAAAGTTATACCCGCGAGAATGTTGACACCGAGTGTGCCTTTATCATCTGCGGCACAGAAATCCAAAAGATTGCCAGGCCTATGAGTCCGATCATTGTCCGTCAGATGGAAGCCGTTCCGCACGTGGCCGCCACCATTGTGGCCGACAAAAAGAGCGAGAGCTTTAAACTGGCCTACAATACCATTGGCCGGTGGATAGAAGCGCATGGTTATGGCATTGTTGGCCCGCCGCGAGAAGTGTATTATGGCTCTTATGAAGATTATACCACCGAAATTCAGTTTCCGGTTGAAAAGGGGGAACAACGATGA
- a CDS encoding alpha/beta hydrolase — protein sequence MKPSADHPFRSTEAKAEYLARYDAAAKAWPIPSEGKMADTAYGQTFVRVSGPVGAPPLVLLPGAGSCSLQWIPNIAALSGRYRTYAVDSLINTGCVGRSVYTRAITGPADVGQWLDELFNGLGLADNVNLLGASYGGWPAGRYALHAPGRLSKIIWVAPAGTVLPFRAGYLLRSIFLNLSPRRNTYIRFFKWCFKDLAQKDMQMLEAIADEFLLSARCFEPVNPRQLPALTPLTDEEWQRINAPALFLVGENEVLYSAQKAVQRLNKVAPHIQTDIIANAGHDLLLVQTELVNQKITAFLAQP from the coding sequence ATGAAACCGTCAGCCGATCATCCTTTTCGATCAACGGAAGCAAAAGCGGAATATCTGGCCCGCTATGATGCAGCGGCAAAAGCCTGGCCGATCCCTTCAGAGGGTAAGATGGCAGACACTGCATACGGGCAAACGTTTGTGCGGGTCAGCGGGCCGGTTGGCGCGCCGCCGTTGGTGTTGCTGCCCGGGGCCGGAAGCTGTTCTCTACAGTGGATACCAAACATCGCGGCGTTGTCCGGGCGTTATAGAACCTATGCGGTGGATAGCCTCATCAACACCGGTTGCGTTGGCCGGAGCGTGTACACGCGGGCCATAACCGGCCCGGCTGACGTTGGGCAGTGGCTTGATGAGTTGTTCAATGGACTGGGCCTGGCAGACAACGTCAATCTCCTGGGGGCGTCGTACGGCGGTTGGCCGGCCGGCCGGTATGCGCTGCACGCCCCGGGCCGGCTGAGCAAAATTATTTGGGTGGCCCCGGCCGGCACGGTATTGCCCTTTCGGGCAGGGTACCTTCTGCGGTCCATATTTCTCAACCTGTCGCCTCGCCGTAACACGTATATCCGCTTTTTTAAATGGTGTTTCAAGGACCTGGCCCAAAAGGATATGCAGATGTTGGAAGCCATAGCCGATGAGTTTTTGCTGTCGGCGCGATGTTTTGAGCCGGTGAATCCCCGGCAGTTGCCCGCATTAACGCCACTGACGGATGAAGAATGGCAGCGCATCAACGCGCCCGCGCTCTTCCTGGTCGGTGAAAACGAGGTGCTGTATTCTGCTCAAAAAGCGGTACAGCGGCTCAACAAGGTGGCCCCGCACATACAAACAGACATCATTGCCAATGCCGGCCACGATCTATTGCTTGTGCAGACAGAGCTGGTCAATCAAAAAATAACGGCGTTCCTGGCGCAGCCGTAA